Proteins from one Mesorhizobium sp. M9A.F.Ca.ET.002.03.1.2 genomic window:
- a CDS encoding 2Fe-2S iron-sulfur cluster binding domain-containing protein: MSETHTVRLSPVGVEFDVEHGETVLNAAFRQGIALPHGCKEGQCSACKSVLLEGEVDMLKYSTFALNDMEKESGHVLLCRCIAYSDLEVELLNYDEEILAKAIAVKTFKGRIARIEHLTHDIRGIEIELGSPIKFWAGQYVDITVTTEKGETITRSFSMANTPDQTQKLCFIIKKYPEGKFSGELDSGGIKVGAEVTVVGPYGTCFRREERQGPLVLVGAGSGMSPIWSILNDHLKSGEKRPVYFFYGARTRNDLFYLDRIAELVGNHSDVTFIPVLSHATDDAEWQGERGFVHQSVDAKLKQLAVDGQGDVHACGPPPMIDALQPVLFMNGFETERIFFDKFTTSTGATPTH, from the coding sequence ATGTCGGAAACCCACACGGTCAGGCTCAGCCCGGTTGGCGTCGAATTCGATGTCGAGCATGGCGAAACGGTGCTCAACGCTGCGTTCCGCCAGGGCATCGCGCTGCCGCACGGTTGCAAGGAAGGGCAATGCTCCGCCTGCAAGAGCGTGTTGCTCGAAGGCGAAGTCGACATGCTCAAATACTCGACGTTCGCGCTGAACGACATGGAGAAGGAGAGCGGCCACGTCCTTTTGTGCCGCTGCATCGCCTACTCCGATCTGGAAGTCGAGCTTCTCAACTACGACGAGGAGATTTTGGCGAAAGCGATCGCCGTGAAGACGTTCAAAGGCCGGATTGCTCGAATCGAGCACCTGACCCACGACATTCGCGGCATCGAGATCGAACTCGGCTCGCCGATAAAGTTCTGGGCGGGGCAATATGTCGACATCACGGTTACCACGGAAAAAGGGGAGACGATTACGCGCTCGTTCTCCATGGCAAATACGCCGGACCAAACCCAAAAACTCTGCTTCATCATCAAAAAGTACCCTGAGGGAAAGTTCTCCGGAGAACTCGATTCCGGAGGAATCAAGGTCGGAGCCGAAGTCACCGTCGTCGGACCCTACGGAACCTGTTTCCGCCGGGAAGAACGGCAAGGACCCCTAGTCCTGGTTGGCGCCGGCTCGGGCATGTCGCCGATCTGGTCGATCCTCAACGACCATCTGAAGAGCGGTGAGAAACGTCCGGTCTATTTCTTCTACGGCGCCCGCACCCGCAACGACCTGTTCTATCTCGACAGGATCGCCGAGCTGGTCGGCAACCATTCCGACGTCACCTTCATTCCCGTGCTGTCGCACGCGACTGATGACGCCGAATGGCAAGGCGAACGCGGTTTCGTACACCAGAGTGTCGACGCCAAACTCAAGCAGCTGGCGGTCGACGGGCAGGGCGATGTCCATGCCTGTGGCCCGCCGCCGATGATCGATGCGCTTCAGCCGGTTCTGTTCATGAACGGGTTCGAGACGGAGCGGATCTTCTTCGACAAGTTCACCACATCGACAGGTGCTACGCCGACCCACTGA
- a CDS encoding aromatic/alkene monooxygenase hydroxylase subunit beta translates to MPATSSSVGSGAAGAAIFADSDSRKYRYFDPKGQRATHYEDMTVDVQPDPERYLIQDWIISFADGKGAYVKQNTAAQSSNWHAFRAPDQEWERTHYQRQSKIETMVQSVINNARKSGAPKTFDKAWVKILQTQLGAWKHAEFGLGTSLMQAQRYGYTQMINNATLTNSSYKLRLAQDITLYLAEIGMDLPGWDDELGKKAWLEDANWQGTREAVETIMGATDYLEQYFAINIIFEPLVGEVFRSGFLMQIAAANHDFITPAVISAAEADYERNLANTIDLMYLLANDEKHGVANKKLFQGWVRKHSALADKAAIGLQPIWSMPHSKPVAFADVRAKSEERIGQILGELGLKR, encoded by the coding sequence ATGCCAGCTACCTCGAGTTCAGTCGGATCCGGAGCCGCCGGCGCGGCGATCTTTGCCGACTCCGACAGCCGGAAGTACCGGTATTTCGACCCGAAGGGCCAGCGCGCCACGCACTACGAAGACATGACGGTCGACGTACAGCCTGATCCGGAGCGTTACCTGATCCAGGACTGGATCATCTCCTTTGCCGACGGCAAGGGCGCTTATGTCAAGCAGAACACCGCCGCGCAGAGCTCCAACTGGCATGCCTTCCGCGCCCCCGATCAGGAGTGGGAACGCACGCACTACCAGCGCCAGTCGAAAATCGAGACGATGGTGCAGAGCGTCATCAACAATGCCCGCAAGTCGGGGGCGCCGAAGACCTTCGACAAGGCCTGGGTCAAGATCCTGCAGACGCAGCTCGGCGCCTGGAAACACGCCGAATTCGGGCTCGGCACCTCGCTGATGCAGGCGCAGCGTTACGGCTATACCCAGATGATCAACAACGCGACGCTGACCAACTCGTCCTACAAGCTGCGGCTTGCCCAGGACATCACGCTCTACCTTGCCGAAATCGGCATGGACTTGCCCGGCTGGGACGACGAACTTGGCAAGAAGGCATGGCTCGAGGACGCGAACTGGCAAGGCACCCGCGAAGCGGTCGAGACCATCATGGGCGCGACCGACTATCTCGAACAGTATTTCGCCATCAACATCATCTTCGAGCCGCTGGTTGGGGAAGTATTCCGCTCTGGCTTCCTGATGCAGATTGCCGCCGCCAATCATGACTTCATCACGCCTGCAGTAATCTCGGCAGCCGAAGCCGACTATGAACGCAACCTCGCCAACACGATCGACCTCATGTACTTGCTCGCCAATGACGAGAAACACGGCGTGGCGAACAAGAAGCTTTTCCAGGGCTGGGTCAGGAAGCACAGCGCGCTCGCCGACAAGGCAGCCATCGGCCTTCAGCCGATCTGGTCGATGCCGCATTCCAAGCCGGTCGCATTCGCGGATGTCCGCGCCAAATCCGAAGAGCGGATTGGCCAGATACTCGGCGAACTCGGCCTCAAGCGCTGA
- a CDS encoding MmoB/DmpM family protein gives MSTAARDASQSNIFRSMKDITFEQTISHQCGVTMNDSVEARAIAEFMGQKPGVTITYQPALIRIDGDGKLIFKMDAIGEYLGREISAETFEVNTSTHYGRMVRVDDNTVILFGNMDEMFEYIE, from the coding sequence ATGTCAACTGCAGCACGCGACGCATCGCAATCCAACATCTTCAGGTCGATGAAGGACATCACCTTCGAACAGACGATTTCGCATCAGTGCGGCGTCACCATGAACGACTCCGTGGAAGCCAGGGCCATCGCTGAATTCATGGGCCAGAAGCCGGGGGTGACCATCACCTACCAGCCGGCACTGATCCGTATCGACGGTGACGGCAAGCTGATCTTCAAGATGGACGCGATCGGTGAATATCTCGGGCGCGAGATTTCGGCCGAGACCTTCGAGGTCAACACCTCCACGCACTACGGCCGCATGGTTCGCGTCGACGACAACACCGTGATCCTGTTCGGCAACATGGACGAGATGTTCGAATACATCGAATAG
- a CDS encoding amidohydrolase family protein, translating to MFITPEGKEIFVVDGHTHFWDGSPENQKNIHGKQFIECFYAYHTGLSPKEQLWEKSKFEKYSADDLYRDLFVNGPDDVAIVQSTYLKDFYKNGFNTIERNAEVAKRYPERFIVNGAFDPRDGEKALEYIHFLKETYDVKGVKMYTAEWNGASKGWKLTDPDAYKCFELCDKLGIRNIHVHKGPTIIPLSKDAFDVHDVDHAATDFQNLNWIVEHCGLPRLDDFCWIATQETNVYGGLAVALPFIHSRPRYFGEVIAELLFWIGPEKILFGSDYAIWTPRWLVEKFWAYQIPEDIAAERGVQLTDEIKEKILGLNAARLYNIDIEAKKAALASSPFSIAAE from the coding sequence ATGTTTATCACACCGGAAGGCAAGGAAATCTTCGTGGTCGACGGCCACACCCATTTCTGGGACGGCAGCCCCGAAAACCAGAAGAATATTCATGGCAAGCAGTTCATCGAGTGCTTCTACGCCTATCACACGGGGCTGAGCCCCAAGGAACAGCTGTGGGAGAAGAGCAAGTTCGAAAAGTACAGCGCCGACGATCTCTATCGCGACCTGTTCGTCAATGGTCCCGATGATGTGGCGATCGTGCAGTCGACCTATCTCAAGGATTTCTACAAAAACGGCTTCAACACGATCGAGCGCAATGCCGAGGTGGCCAAGCGCTATCCGGAGCGTTTCATCGTCAACGGCGCCTTCGATCCGCGCGACGGTGAGAAGGCGCTCGAATACATCCACTTCCTCAAGGAGACCTACGACGTCAAGGGCGTGAAGATGTACACGGCCGAATGGAACGGCGCCTCCAAGGGCTGGAAGCTCACCGACCCCGATGCCTACAAATGCTTCGAACTCTGCGACAAGCTCGGCATCAGGAATATCCACGTCCACAAGGGGCCGACCATCATCCCGCTCAGCAAGGACGCCTTCGACGTGCATGACGTCGACCACGCGGCGACTGATTTCCAGAACCTCAACTGGATTGTCGAGCATTGCGGCTTGCCGCGCCTCGACGATTTCTGCTGGATCGCGACGCAAGAGACCAACGTCTATGGCGGGCTGGCGGTGGCGCTGCCGTTCATCCATTCGCGCCCGCGCTATTTCGGCGAGGTCATCGCCGAACTGCTGTTCTGGATCGGGCCGGAGAAAATCCTGTTTGGTTCCGACTACGCGATCTGGACGCCGCGCTGGCTGGTCGAGAAGTTCTGGGCCTACCAGATTCCCGAGGATATCGCGGCAGAACGCGGCGTGCAGCTGACCGACGAGATCAAGGAGAAGATCCTCGGCCTCAACGCCGCGCGTCTCTACAACATCGACATCGAAGCCAAGAAGGCGGCGCTCGCCAGTTCGCCCTTCAGCATCGCGGCGGAGTAG
- a CDS encoding iron-sulfur cluster assembly protein — MATASVSSSRENELWRRLGEVNDPELDEPITEMGFVERAEMTGDGSVEIDFRLPTYWCSPNFAFLMLDGVRKVLDQLSWSPAYRVKLLDHMFAEEVNRGMEAGKAFGDIFAELAEDQDLGALRETFGMKAFKRRQEAVLRRFRQHGLTDQEILGMDLPAYDVARFETGEAANQKPRYRAALLERFPDRRADDPVFVTWEGQRIPTGALSAHLAELRSVRINMEFNGALCRGLKQTRYKELGVVDGEPTLVDFIMDRVPARAAPAA, encoded by the coding sequence ATGGCAACCGCCAGCGTTTCCAGTAGCCGCGAGAACGAACTCTGGCGGCGCCTTGGTGAAGTCAACGACCCGGAGCTCGACGAACCGATTACCGAGATGGGCTTCGTCGAGCGGGCCGAGATGACGGGCGATGGCAGCGTGGAGATCGACTTCCGCCTGCCGACCTATTGGTGCTCGCCCAACTTCGCGTTCCTCATGCTGGACGGCGTCCGCAAGGTGCTCGACCAGCTCTCCTGGTCGCCTGCCTATCGGGTGAAGCTCCTCGACCACATGTTTGCCGAAGAGGTCAATCGCGGCATGGAGGCCGGCAAGGCTTTCGGCGACATATTTGCCGAGCTTGCCGAGGATCAGGATCTCGGCGCTTTGCGCGAAACCTTTGGGATGAAGGCATTCAAGCGGCGCCAGGAGGCCGTGCTGCGCCGCTTCCGGCAACACGGCCTGACCGACCAAGAAATCCTCGGCATGGACCTGCCGGCATACGACGTCGCGCGGTTCGAAACGGGCGAAGCGGCCAACCAGAAGCCGAGGTACCGAGCGGCTCTGCTTGAGCGCTTTCCCGACCGCAGGGCGGATGACCCTGTCTTCGTGACATGGGAAGGGCAGCGCATACCAACCGGCGCGCTCAGCGCGCATCTCGCCGAGTTGCGCAGTGTGCGTATCAACATGGAGTTCAACGGCGCGCTTTGCCGTGGGCTCAAACAGACAAGATACAAGGAACTGGGTGTGGTCGACGGCGAACCGACGCTGGTCGATTTCATCATGGATCGCGTGCCGGCACGCGCCGCGCCAGCCGCCTGA
- a CDS encoding molecular chaperone GroEL: protein MPKIMLHNSDARRALARGVFRLAAAVEPTLGPKGMNAMIDRPIGTPMVTRDGVSIASEIELHDRFENMGAQVVREVSMQTNEVAGDGTTTAIVLANALIQGGIEANERGAKSVDLCKGIDLAVAAVVAALKASAKPAKGNGILASVANIAATDARLGALVAEAHQRVGAEGVITTDFSVTTETTLDVVEGMSFERGYLSHHMVTDQEKMEAVLERPYILMTDLKIKEPEALDAARRIADEDGQPLLIVSEEMSPEVVVTLLGKQGPGKYLVVHPPEYGHWRKAMMEDLAIITGGKVIARDLGGRLEDITADDLGTADRVKTSSSYTSIIRGGGDHATIASRRAQVQRQYEASPPNIDQDKLRERLAKLSGGTAILYAGGVTPVEQKRTIQLIEDSLNAVRAASEEGVVAGGGSALAQIAPLLDKVAAGVDGDVAEGVRLVRSVLSRPLWRIAANAGADPEAVVAEVTRINGGYGYNASAGSYQNMFEAGIIDPVRVTYTALANAASVATLILTTETLIGHLAEDEDPTAGPARGGGSEKLGRA from the coding sequence ATGCCCAAGATAATGCTCCACAATTCCGACGCGCGTCGAGCTCTTGCTCGCGGCGTCTTTCGGTTGGCCGCCGCCGTCGAGCCGACGCTCGGCCCCAAAGGCATGAACGCCATGATTGACAGGCCAATCGGCACCCCGATGGTGACCCGCGACGGCGTCAGCATCGCTTCCGAGATCGAGCTGCACGACCGTTTCGAGAACATGGGCGCGCAGGTCGTGCGCGAAGTGTCGATGCAGACCAACGAGGTCGCCGGCGACGGCACCACGACTGCCATCGTGCTCGCCAACGCACTCATCCAGGGTGGCATCGAAGCGAATGAGCGCGGCGCGAAATCCGTTGATCTGTGCAAGGGTATCGACCTTGCCGTGGCGGCGGTGGTGGCGGCGCTCAAGGCTTCGGCCAAGCCGGCCAAGGGCAACGGCATTCTCGCTTCGGTCGCGAACATCGCAGCGACCGATGCCAGGCTTGGCGCGCTGGTGGCGGAAGCGCATCAGCGGGTAGGGGCCGAAGGCGTCATCACCACCGACTTCAGTGTGACCACCGAGACCACGCTTGATGTGGTTGAGGGCATGTCCTTCGAACGCGGCTATCTCTCGCACCACATGGTCACCGATCAGGAGAAGATGGAGGCGGTTCTCGAACGGCCCTACATCCTGATGACCGACCTCAAGATCAAGGAGCCCGAGGCGCTCGATGCGGCTCGCCGCATTGCCGACGAGGATGGTCAGCCGTTGCTGATCGTGTCCGAGGAAATGTCGCCGGAAGTGGTGGTGACGCTGCTCGGCAAGCAGGGACCTGGAAAATACCTCGTCGTCCATCCGCCGGAATACGGCCATTGGCGGAAGGCGATGATGGAGGATCTGGCCATAATCACCGGCGGCAAGGTGATCGCCCGCGATCTCGGAGGCCGGTTGGAGGACATCACCGCCGACGATCTTGGAACCGCTGACCGGGTGAAGACCAGTTCGTCCTACACCTCGATCATTCGCGGCGGCGGCGACCATGCGACAATCGCATCGCGCCGCGCCCAGGTGCAGCGGCAGTATGAAGCCTCGCCGCCGAACATCGATCAGGACAAGCTGCGCGAACGCCTGGCCAAGCTTTCTGGAGGCACCGCGATCCTCTATGCCGGCGGTGTCACGCCGGTCGAGCAGAAGCGAACCATACAGCTCATCGAGGATTCACTGAATGCGGTGCGCGCCGCTTCAGAAGAGGGCGTGGTCGCCGGCGGCGGCTCCGCACTCGCCCAGATCGCACCGCTGCTCGACAAGGTGGCGGCGGGCGTCGACGGAGATGTCGCAGAAGGCGTGCGCCTGGTGCGGTCGGTGCTGTCGAGGCCGCTCTGGCGTATCGCCGCCAATGCCGGCGCCGATCCCGAAGCCGTCGTGGCGGAAGTCACGCGCATCAATGGCGGCTACGGCTACAACGCGTCTGCCGGCAGCTACCAGAACATGTTCGAGGCTGGGATCATCGATCCGGTCCGCGTCACCTATACAGCACTCGCCAACGCCGCTTCGGTGGCAACGCTGATCCTGACCACCGAAACGCTGATCGGCCATCTCGCCGAGGACGAAGACCCGACGGCCGGACCGGCGCGCGGCGGCGGCTCTGAAAAGCTCGGCCGCGCCTGA
- a CDS encoding NAD(P)-dependent alcohol dehydrogenase produces MKAARLYEYDPRMNVQLKIEEVAAPTITAPDEVIVRVGAAGLCRTDLHIIEGVWKPTMDPEGTLLPYIMGHENAGWVEEVGSGVRSVKRGDAVICHPFRSCGICLNCRHGEDMYCDNGQFPGLGMNGGFAEYFITSERSLIKLNANVTPIEVAPLADAGITAYRAAKRAAKLLRPGSYCVLLGIGGLGHIALQSLHAISGCRIIAVDREPAAQVLAKDLGADFVLDGGPDIVEEVSQITDGGAHVVIDFVGELGVENICWKMVRKGGQLFVVGYGGTVNVPTAHLVIEEINIGGSLVGNFTELVELMELNADGKVKMHYTEYNLANINTALDDFKNRRFTGRGVIVP; encoded by the coding sequence ATGAAAGCTGCCAGACTTTACGAATACGACCCGCGCATGAACGTCCAGCTTAAGATCGAGGAGGTCGCGGCGCCGACGATCACCGCCCCCGACGAGGTGATCGTGCGGGTCGGTGCCGCCGGCCTCTGCCGCACCGACCTGCACATCATCGAGGGCGTTTGGAAGCCAACCATGGACCCTGAAGGTACGCTTCTGCCTTACATCATGGGCCATGAGAATGCGGGTTGGGTGGAGGAGGTCGGCAGCGGCGTCAGATCGGTCAAACGCGGCGACGCCGTGATCTGCCATCCCTTCCGCTCGTGCGGCATCTGCCTCAACTGCCGACACGGCGAGGATATGTACTGCGACAACGGCCAGTTCCCCGGGCTTGGCATGAATGGCGGCTTCGCCGAGTATTTCATCACCAGCGAGCGCTCGCTGATCAAGCTGAACGCCAATGTCACGCCGATCGAAGTGGCGCCGCTGGCCGACGCCGGCATCACCGCCTACCGCGCCGCCAAGCGGGCGGCCAAGCTATTGAGGCCAGGGAGTTACTGCGTCCTGCTCGGCATAGGCGGGCTCGGCCATATCGCGCTGCAGTCGCTGCATGCGATTTCGGGCTGCCGCATCATCGCCGTCGATCGCGAGCCGGCAGCACAAGTGCTCGCCAAGGATCTCGGCGCCGACTTCGTCCTCGATGGCGGGCCTGATATCGTCGAGGAGGTCAGCCAGATCACCGACGGCGGCGCCCATGTGGTCATCGATTTCGTCGGCGAACTCGGCGTCGAGAACATCTGCTGGAAGATGGTGCGCAAGGGCGGCCAATTGTTCGTCGTCGGCTATGGCGGCACCGTCAACGTGCCGACCGCGCATCTGGTCATCGAGGAGATCAACATCGGCGGCAGCCTAGTCGGCAATTTCACCGAACTTGTCGAACTGATGGAGCTGAACGCCGACGGCAAGGTGAAGATGCACTACACCGAATACAATCTCGCCAACATCAACACCGCGCTCGACGACTTCAAGAACCGGCGGTTCACCGGCCGTGGCGTCATCGTACCATAA